A stretch of the Staphylococcus sp. NRL 16/872 genome encodes the following:
- the fabF gene encoding beta-ketoacyl-ACP synthase II, with translation MTENKRIVITGMGALSPIGNDAHSSWENALKGVNGIDTITRVDTEDYNVHLAGELKDFNIEDHLEKKEARRMDRFTQYAVVAARQAVEDAKLTIKEDNADRIGVWIGSGIGGMETFEVAHTTLQKKGPRRVSPFFVPMLIPDMATGQVSIDLGAKGPNGSTVTACATGTNSIGEAFKIIQRGDADAMITGGTEAPITHMALAGFSASRALSTNDDKETACRPFQEGRDGLVMGEGAGILVIESLESAQARGAQIYAEIVGYGSTGDAYHITAPAPEGEGGSRAMQAALDDAGIEAKEVQYLNAHGTSTPVGDMYEIKAIKNTFGDAAKDLKVSSTKSMTGHLLGATGGLEAIFSALSIRDSKVAPTIHANTPDPECDLDIVPNEAQDLEITYAMSNSLGFGGHNAVLVFKKFEA, from the coding sequence ATGACTGAGAATAAAAGAATTGTAATTACAGGCATGGGTGCATTATCACCTATCGGAAACGATGCCCATTCAAGTTGGGAGAATGCTTTAAAAGGTGTTAACGGTATTGATACGATTACACGTGTTGACACTGAAGACTATAATGTTCATTTAGCAGGTGAACTTAAAGATTTTAATATTGAAGATCATTTGGAGAAAAAAGAAGCACGCCGTATGGATCGTTTCACACAATACGCTGTAGTTGCTGCACGTCAAGCAGTGGAAGATGCTAAATTAACAATTAAAGAAGACAATGCGGATCGTATTGGTGTTTGGATTGGCTCAGGTATCGGTGGTATGGAAACATTTGAAGTCGCTCATACTACATTACAAAAGAAAGGCCCAAGAAGAGTAAGTCCTTTCTTCGTTCCTATGCTTATTCCTGACATGGCGACTGGCCAAGTCTCAATTGATTTAGGTGCAAAAGGACCAAATGGTTCTACTGTTACTGCATGTGCAACAGGTACGAACTCAATTGGTGAAGCATTTAAAATCATCCAACGTGGCGATGCAGATGCAATGATTACAGGTGGTACTGAAGCGCCTATTACACACATGGCATTAGCTGGCTTTAGTGCGAGTCGTGCTTTATCCACTAACGATGATAAAGAAACAGCTTGTCGTCCCTTCCAAGAAGGCCGTGATGGTTTAGTAATGGGTGAAGGTGCGGGTATCTTAGTTATTGAATCCCTAGAATCAGCACAAGCTCGTGGTGCTCAAATTTACGCTGAAATCGTAGGGTATGGTTCAACCGGTGATGCGTATCATATCACTGCACCAGCGCCAGAAGGTGAAGGTGGTTCCCGCGCAATGCAAGCTGCTTTAGATGATGCTGGCATTGAAGCGAAAGAGGTTCAATACTTAAATGCGCACGGTACTAGTACACCAGTAGGTGACATGTATGAAATTAAAGCGATTAAGAATACTTTCGGTGACGCTGCTAAAGACTTGAAAGTAAGCTCAACTAAGTCTATGACTGGTCATTTATTAGGGGCTACAGGTGGACTTGAAGCCATCTTCTCAGCATTATCTATTCGTGATTCTAAAGTGGCACCAACAATCCATGCTAATACGCCAGATCCAGAATGTGACTTAGATATTGTTCCTAATGAAGCTCAAGATTTAGAAATTACTTATGCTATGAGTAATAGTCTTGGCTTTGGTGGACATAATGCCGTATTAGTTTTTAAGAAATTCGAAGCGTAA
- a CDS encoding beta-ketoacyl-ACP synthase III — MNVGIKGFGAYAPDKVVDNAYFEGFLETSDEWISKMTGIKERRWANEDQDTSDLAYEASKKAIADAGIEPTDIDMIIVATATGDMPFPSVANMLQEKLGTGKVPTMDQLAACSGFMYSMITAKQYIHSGDYKNILVVGADKLSKITDLTDRSTAVLFGDGAGAVVIGEVSEGRGIISYEMGSDGSGGKYLYLDKDTGKLVMNGREVFKFAVRIMGNASTRVVEKAGLQSEDIDMFIPHQANIRIMESARERLGIEREKMSVSVNRFGNTSAASIPLSIQQELENGRIKDDDTLVLVGFGGGLTWGAMVIKWGK, encoded by the coding sequence ATGAACGTAGGTATAAAAGGTTTCGGTGCATATGCGCCTGATAAAGTGGTAGACAACGCCTATTTCGAGGGGTTTTTAGAAACGTCAGATGAATGGATTTCTAAAATGACAGGCATTAAAGAAAGACGTTGGGCGAACGAAGACCAAGATACATCAGACTTAGCTTATGAAGCAAGTAAAAAAGCGATTGCGGACGCAGGTATTGAACCTACTGATATAGATATGATTATTGTTGCTACTGCAACGGGCGATATGCCATTTCCATCAGTAGCAAATATGTTACAAGAAAAACTAGGTACAGGCAAAGTGCCAACGATGGACCAATTAGCTGCTTGTTCTGGCTTTATGTATTCAATGATTACTGCTAAACAATATATTCATTCAGGTGATTATAAAAATATATTGGTTGTAGGGGCAGATAAATTATCTAAAATTACAGATTTAACTGACCGTTCTACTGCAGTCTTATTTGGTGATGGTGCTGGTGCTGTAGTCATCGGAGAAGTATCTGAAGGTCGAGGCATTATTAGCTATGAGATGGGATCAGATGGTTCGGGTGGTAAATACTTATATTTAGACAAAGATACTGGTAAACTAGTAATGAATGGACGTGAAGTATTTAAATTTGCCGTTAGAATAATGGGTAATGCTTCTACACGTGTAGTAGAAAAAGCTGGTTTACAGTCTGAAGATATTGATATGTTTATTCCACATCAAGCGAACATTAGAATTATGGAATCAGCACGAGAAAGATTGGGTATAGAAAGAGAAAAGATGAGTGTTTCTGTCAACCGATTTGGTAACACTTCTGCAGCTTCAATACCTTTAAGTATTCAACAAGAATTAGAAAATGGAAGAATTAAAGATGACGATACTTTAGTATTAGTAGGTTTCGGTGGTGGCCTAACTTGGGGCGCTATGGTTATCAAATGGGGTAAATAG
- a CDS encoding YjzD family protein — translation MKHLITFIWALILMQMVNFVLNSLNGGGSANYITPVVIAVFITIMIAILGAMIKPNDYARKGNRHI, via the coding sequence ATGAAACACCTCATCACATTTATCTGGGCATTAATCTTAATGCAAATGGTTAACTTTGTATTAAACAGTTTAAATGGTGGCGGCTCAGCAAACTATATTACACCAGTCGTTATAGCAGTATTCATTACAATTATGATTGCTATCTTAGGCGCTATGATTAAACCAAACGATTATGCCCGTAAAGGTAACAGACATATTTAA
- the clpB gene encoding ATP-dependent chaperone ClpB: MDINQMTYAIQGALQKAVELSKENELQNIEIEAILKGTLEETDSLFKSILERANIDTNELNQAYTNKLKNYPSVQGDNIQYGQYIGSKANELLNKAESYMKEYEDEYISMEHILRAAMDIDDITKQFVGNKEEVVKEIITKVRGGNHVTSQNPEVNYEALEKYGRDLVEEVRQGKMDPVIGRDEEIRNTIRILSRKTKNNPVLIGEPGVGKTAIVEGLAQRIVRKDVPESLLDKTIFELDLSALVAGAKFRGEFEERLKAVLKEVKESDGRIILFIDEIHMLVGAGKTDGAMDAGNMLKPMLARGELHCIGATTLNEYREYIEKDSALERRFQKVGVSEPDVEDTISILRGLKERYEVYHGVRIQDRALVAAAELSDRYITDRFLPDKAIDLVDQACATIRTEMGSNPTELDQVNRRVMQLEIEESALKNESDNASKLRLEELQEELSNEKEKQAALQSRVEQEKEKIAKVQEKRAELDRSRQALEDAQTESNYEKAAELQYGTIPQLEKELKEFEEAYQDEQGDSERMIREVVSDEEIGDIVSQWTGIPVSKLVETEREKLLSLSDILHERVVGQDKAVDLVSDAVVRARAGIKDPNRPIGSFLFLGPTGVGKTELAKSLAASLFDSEKHMIRIDMSEYMEKHSVSRLIGAPPGYVGHDEGGQLTEAVRRNPYSVILLDEVEKAHSDVFNVLLQILDEGRLTDSKGRSVDFKNTIIIMTSNIGSQVLLENVKDSGEITEDTEKAVMDSLHAFFKPEILNRMDDIVLFKPLSINDMSMIVDKILTQLNIRLMDQRLSIEVSDDAKKWLGEEAYEPQFGARPLKRFVQRQIETPLARMMIRESLPEGTVINVDLDDNHELTFDVQKPENE, encoded by the coding sequence TTGGATATTAATCAAATGACATATGCAATTCAAGGCGCATTACAAAAAGCGGTTGAATTGAGTAAAGAAAATGAATTACAAAATATTGAAATTGAAGCTATATTAAAAGGAACTTTAGAAGAAACTGATAGCTTATTTAAAAGCATATTAGAACGCGCAAATATAGATACTAATGAATTAAATCAAGCGTATACAAATAAATTAAAAAATTATCCTTCAGTACAAGGAGATAACATTCAATACGGACAATATATTGGTTCAAAAGCAAATGAATTATTAAATAAAGCTGAATCATATATGAAAGAATATGAAGATGAATATATCTCAATGGAACATATCTTACGTGCTGCAATGGATATTGACGATATTACAAAGCAATTTGTAGGTAATAAAGAAGAAGTTGTAAAAGAAATTATTACTAAAGTAAGAGGGGGAAATCATGTGACTTCACAAAATCCAGAAGTAAATTACGAAGCTTTAGAAAAATATGGTCGTGACTTAGTAGAAGAAGTACGCCAAGGTAAAATGGACCCTGTTATTGGTAGAGATGAAGAAATTCGTAATACAATTCGAATCTTAAGTCGTAAAACAAAAAACAACCCTGTATTAATTGGTGAACCAGGAGTAGGTAAAACTGCCATTGTTGAAGGTTTAGCGCAACGTATTGTACGTAAAGATGTGCCTGAATCTTTATTAGATAAAACAATCTTTGAATTAGACTTAAGTGCCTTAGTTGCTGGTGCGAAATTCAGAGGTGAATTCGAAGAGCGTCTTAAAGCAGTGCTTAAAGAAGTGAAAGAATCTGATGGACGTATCATCTTATTCATCGACGAAATCCACATGTTAGTTGGCGCTGGTAAGACAGACGGCGCAATGGATGCTGGCAACATGTTGAAACCAATGTTAGCACGTGGTGAATTACATTGTATCGGTGCTACTACTTTAAATGAATACAGAGAATATATTGAAAAAGACTCTGCATTAGAACGTCGTTTCCAAAAAGTAGGCGTAAGTGAACCAGATGTTGAAGATACTATTTCAATATTACGTGGTTTGAAAGAACGTTATGAAGTGTATCATGGTGTACGAATCCAAGACCGTGCCTTAGTAGCAGCAGCTGAATTATCAGATCGTTACATTACTGATAGATTCTTACCAGATAAAGCCATCGACTTGGTCGACCAAGCTTGTGCAACAATTCGTACTGAAATGGGTTCTAACCCAACTGAATTAGACCAAGTTAACCGACGTGTTATGCAATTAGAAATCGAAGAAAGTGCATTGAAAAATGAATCTGATAATGCAAGTAAACTTCGTTTAGAAGAATTACAAGAAGAACTTTCTAATGAAAAAGAAAAACAAGCTGCTCTACAATCTCGTGTAGAACAAGAAAAAGAAAAAATCGCGAAAGTACAAGAAAAACGTGCTGAATTAGACCGTAGTCGTCAAGCTTTAGAGGATGCTCAAACTGAAAGCAACTATGAAAAAGCAGCTGAATTACAATACGGTACAATTCCTCAATTAGAAAAAGAATTAAAAGAATTTGAGGAAGCATACCAAGACGAACAAGGCGACAGTGAACGTATGATTCGTGAAGTTGTTTCTGATGAAGAAATTGGCGATATTGTCAGTCAATGGACTGGTATTCCAGTATCTAAATTAGTTGAAACTGAAAGAGAAAAATTATTAAGCTTAAGTGACATCCTACACGAACGTGTAGTAGGTCAAGATAAAGCTGTAGATTTAGTATCAGATGCAGTGGTAAGAGCACGTGCAGGTATTAAGGACCCTAATAGACCAATTGGTAGCTTCCTATTCTTAGGACCAACTGGTGTAGGTAAAACTGAATTAGCTAAATCACTTGCTGCTTCATTATTCGATTCTGAAAAACATATGATTAGAATTGATATGAGTGAGTATATGGAGAAACACTCTGTTTCTAGATTAATTGGTGCCCCTCCAGGTTATGTAGGTCATGATGAAGGTGGTCAATTAACTGAAGCGGTAAGACGTAATCCTTATTCAGTTATTCTCTTAGATGAAGTTGAAAAAGCTCATAGTGATGTATTCAACGTATTACTTCAAATCCTAGACGAAGGTCGTTTAACTGACTCTAAAGGACGTAGCGTGGACTTTAAAAATACTATCATTATTATGACTAGTAATATTGGTTCACAAGTGTTACTTGAAAACGTTAAAGATAGTGGTGAAATTACTGAAGACACTGAAAAAGCTGTAATGGATAGCTTACATGCCTTCTTTAAACCAGAAATCTTAAACCGTATGGATGATATTGTATTATTCAAACCATTGTCTATTAACGATATGAGTATGATTGTTGATAAAATTTTAACTCAATTAAATATTCGCTTAATGGATCAACGTCTTTCTATTGAAGTATCTGATGATGCAAAAAAATGGTTGGGCGAAGAAGCGTACGAACCACAATTTGGTGCAAGACCATTGAAACGTTTCGTACAACGTCAAATTGAAACACCATTAGCACGTATGATGATTAGAGAAAGTTTACCAGAAGGTACTGTGATAAATGTTGATTTAGATGACAATCATGAATTAACTTTCGATGTGCAAAAACCTGAAAATGAATAA
- a CDS encoding acyltransferase family protein: protein MKVKLNKSKDRKTKMRYMPGLDGLRAIAVIGIIIYHLNRQWLKGGFLGVDTFFVISGYLITSLLLKEYEENGIINLKRFWIRRIKRLLPAVLALLIVIGLATLIFEPQQIVRVKHDMFAALFYVSNWWYIAKDVNYFEQFSFMPLKHLWSLAIEEQFYLFFPFVLVILLLTIKKYKNVTLIFWIISLISLLAMVIISQPNVGYSRVYFGTDTRLQTLLLGVILAFMWPPFKLKAKPPAVLQRTIDGVGVVGLVILIILFFTVSDNSAWIYNGGFYLISGVTLFIIASVVHPSTILAKFLSHPVLVYIGKRSYSLYLWHFAVISFVHIHFTDGQIPAYIYIIDIILTVLFAELSYRYVETPFRREGLKAFSFSRLRRSKFIRTIVITILTIPLLLIFAGAFDRFGKDEITNKANSFNTNETDKYLVRMMPGENIKLDGSSTNSKKKDQVYTNISPLLIGDSVMVDIGEAFKSQVPKATIDGKVGRHLQEALTIANNYKNYNKPSDQVVLELGTNGDFTKEELDQLISKFGKAQIYLVNTRVPRDWQDNVNKQLADAAKNHKNVTLVDWYKRSEGHSNYFAPDGVHLEYNGVEALSDEILKAIKKNTKNK, encoded by the coding sequence ATGAAAGTAAAGTTAAACAAAAGTAAGGATCGTAAGACTAAAATGCGCTACATGCCTGGGTTAGATGGCTTAAGAGCCATCGCTGTTATTGGCATCATTATTTATCATCTTAATAGACAATGGCTTAAAGGTGGATTTTTAGGTGTAGATACATTCTTTGTAATTTCTGGTTATTTGATTACGAGTTTACTACTAAAAGAATACGAAGAGAACGGCATCATTAATCTTAAACGGTTCTGGATACGACGCATTAAACGTTTACTTCCGGCTGTGTTAGCACTTTTAATCGTGATCGGGTTAGCTACATTAATATTTGAACCACAACAAATTGTGCGAGTGAAACATGATATGTTTGCTGCATTATTTTATGTTTCAAATTGGTGGTATATTGCGAAAGATGTAAACTACTTTGAACAATTTTCATTTATGCCACTTAAACATCTATGGTCTCTTGCTATTGAAGAACAATTTTATTTATTTTTCCCATTTGTGTTAGTCATTTTATTGTTAACGATCAAAAAGTATAAAAATGTTACATTGATATTTTGGATTATATCGTTAATTTCTTTATTAGCGATGGTGATAATTTCACAACCAAACGTGGGATATTCTCGCGTTTACTTTGGTACAGATACGCGTTTACAAACGTTGTTACTTGGTGTGATATTAGCGTTTATGTGGCCACCTTTTAAATTAAAAGCAAAACCACCAGCTGTTCTACAACGTACTATAGACGGTGTAGGTGTAGTTGGTTTGGTCATATTAATCATATTATTCTTTACAGTAAGTGATAACAGTGCATGGATATACAATGGAGGATTCTACCTCATTTCAGGAGTAACGTTATTTATTATTGCAAGCGTAGTCCATCCGAGTACGATACTAGCAAAGTTTCTTAGTCATCCAGTGCTCGTTTATATTGGTAAACGCTCTTATAGTCTGTATTTATGGCATTTCGCGGTTATCAGTTTCGTACATATTCACTTTACAGATGGACAGATTCCGGCTTATATCTATATTATTGATATTATTTTAACTGTTTTATTTGCTGAATTATCTTACCGTTATGTAGAAACACCATTTAGAAGAGAGGGACTTAAAGCTTTCTCATTCAGTCGTTTACGACGATCTAAATTTATTAGAACTATCGTTATAACCATTTTAACGATTCCGTTATTATTAATATTTGCTGGTGCATTTGATCGTTTTGGAAAAGATGAAATTACAAACAAAGCGAATTCATTTAATACGAATGAAACAGACAAATATTTAGTGAGAATGATGCCAGGAGAAAATATTAAACTTGATGGCTCATCAACAAATAGTAAGAAAAAAGATCAAGTTTATACAAATATTAGTCCGTTATTAATTGGTGACTCAGTAATGGTGGATATTGGAGAAGCATTCAAATCTCAAGTTCCAAAAGCTACAATTGATGGTAAAGTTGGACGTCATTTACAAGAAGCGTTGACAATTGCTAATAACTATAAAAATTATAATAAACCTTCAGATCAAGTTGTCTTAGAACTTGGTACGAATGGTGACTTTACTAAAGAAGAGTTAGATCAATTGATTAGTAAATTTGGTAAAGCGCAAATTTATTTAGTCAATACTCGTGTACCAAGAGATTGGCAAGATAATGTGAATAAACAATTAGCTGATGCAGCTAAAAATCATAAAAATGTTACATTAGTGGATTGGTATAAACGTTCAGAAGGTCATTCAAACTACTTTGCTCCTGACGGCGTGCACCTAGAATATAATGGTGTGGAAGCACTATCTGATGAAATACTGAAAGCAATTAAGAAAAATACAAAAAATAAATAA
- a CDS encoding metal-sulfur cluster assembly factor — translation MEEALKDSILGALEMVIDPELGIDIVNLGLVYKVNVDDDGLCTVEMTLTSMGCPLGPQIIEQIKTVLAEIPEIQDTEVNIVWNPPWNKDMMSRYAKIALGVG, via the coding sequence ATGGAAGAAGCATTAAAAGATAGTATCCTTGGTGCACTTGAAATGGTAATTGACCCTGAATTAGGTATTGATATTGTTAATTTAGGTTTAGTATACAAAGTGAATGTTGATGACGACGGTTTATGTACAGTCGAAATGACATTAACATCAATGGGTTGTCCGCTTGGACCACAAATTATTGAACAAATTAAAACTGTATTAGCAGAAATTCCTGAAATTCAAGATACAGAAGTTAATATCGTTTGGAATCCACCATGGAATAAAGATATGATGTCTAGATACGCTAAGATTGCTTTAGGCGTAGGCTAA